Proteins encoded together in one Marispirochaeta sp. window:
- a CDS encoding YchJ family protein: MSQCPCGSGKSYSACCEPFITGFKKAPAPEALMRSRYSAYTKNILSYIESSHDPETRDSLDLEATSRWAQDSEWLGLTILRTEAGGKGDDKGIVEFEARYRQDGEEQRHHEESIFVQRDGTWYFHDGHKPSLTVIREEPKIGRNDPCPCGSGKKYKKCCGK; the protein is encoded by the coding sequence ATGTCTCAATGTCCATGCGGCAGCGGTAAAAGCTATTCCGCCTGCTGCGAACCTTTTATTACAGGATTTAAAAAGGCCCCTGCCCCTGAGGCGCTGATGCGCTCCCGCTACAGCGCCTACACGAAGAATATACTATCCTACATTGAATCGAGCCATGATCCGGAAACCAGAGACAGCCTCGATCTGGAAGCGACCAGTCGCTGGGCACAGGATTCCGAGTGGCTGGGTTTGACGATCCTTCGTACCGAGGCCGGCGGCAAGGGGGATGACAAAGGAATTGTGGAATTCGAAGCCCGCTACAGGCAGGATGGAGAAGAACAGCGGCATCATGAGGAGAGTATCTTCGTTCAGCGCGACGGTACCTGGTATTTTCATGACGGGCACAAACCGTCCCTCACGGTAATTCGTGAAGAACCGAAGATCGGCCGCAACGACCCCTGTCCCTGCGGCAGCGGGAAAAAATACAAGAAATGCTGCGGAAAATAG
- a CDS encoding histidine kinase dimerization/phosphoacceptor domain -containing protein: MEAQNRKIPLGDVYYPMLKNVHLSSFKVLFSAIVGVSLIPALMIIIWTGVEHGASLEESVRDEAFRQVESLSLVQLTISRSIRQTLTTLSTLDTFAEGDFESQQAILEAVLGKNPDYLNISSVDAYGIVRASASSQLEIGTDLTGRRHIRNALAGKEFVAGEYVLSYVDQVPAFPFALTLRNKNGRIIGALTAVYRLSTYRTIFERLGLPEETILGILDYQGTRIFFHPQKETNPIGKPIKESVWEGILEGGNSGTLVDIGSDGISRFYAYSKITLYGESEPYLYIVLGIPEKNAARPPRLILLRNLVLIVAAALMSIVISSFLGHLTLGRKLNKLSRTVGSIQAGDLSARTGIVDPDSEVGQVAEAIDNMANRLEERNLERDKTERVLSEALSERETLLKEVHHRVKNNMQLILSILHLEQQNSSDIEAFSLQLENRILAMSTVHEMMYQSESVSEIEMEDFLERLGSVTRNLHAGLVINVEAERMVLSLEVAVPLSLIVNELLTNSAKYGKSPDGISRVEITMTSRKGTASLSVADHGPGFPESPVQNNPSNLGMLLVSTLSEQLGGSVTISSGEGAGVTVEFPLKQV; the protein is encoded by the coding sequence TTGGAGGCACAGAATCGTAAAATACCCCTTGGTGATGTATACTATCCCATGCTGAAAAATGTTCACCTTTCATCATTTAAAGTACTCTTCTCTGCAATTGTGGGAGTCTCACTGATTCCGGCCCTGATGATTATAATCTGGACCGGAGTAGAACACGGAGCGTCCCTGGAAGAATCGGTTCGTGATGAAGCATTCCGTCAGGTTGAAAGTCTTTCTCTGGTCCAGCTGACCATATCCCGGTCCATTCGTCAGACTCTGACTACGTTGTCGACACTGGATACCTTTGCCGAGGGTGATTTTGAGAGCCAGCAGGCTATCCTTGAGGCAGTTCTGGGAAAAAACCCCGATTATCTCAATATAAGCAGTGTCGATGCCTACGGAATCGTCCGGGCCAGTGCTTCCAGTCAACTTGAAATCGGTACCGATTTGACAGGACGCCGGCATATACGTAATGCTCTTGCAGGAAAAGAGTTTGTCGCTGGAGAATATGTCCTTTCCTACGTGGACCAGGTTCCCGCATTTCCATTTGCGCTTACACTCCGAAACAAAAATGGGAGGATTATTGGTGCCCTCACGGCGGTTTACCGTCTTAGTACCTACCGTACAATCTTTGAACGCCTGGGTCTTCCTGAGGAAACAATCCTCGGTATTCTTGACTACCAGGGAACACGCATCTTTTTCCATCCCCAGAAAGAAACGAATCCCATTGGAAAACCAATAAAAGAATCAGTATGGGAAGGCATATTGGAAGGAGGCAATTCAGGGACTTTAGTCGACATCGGGTCGGATGGAATAAGCCGGTTTTATGCCTATAGTAAAATAACGCTTTATGGAGAAAGCGAACCGTATCTCTATATTGTACTGGGTATCCCGGAAAAGAATGCAGCCCGGCCTCCCCGTTTGATTCTGCTGCGCAATCTTGTTTTAATAGTTGCTGCCGCTTTGATGAGCATAGTTATTTCTTCTTTTCTTGGTCATTTGACCCTCGGTAGAAAACTCAACAAACTCAGTCGTACAGTCGGCAGCATACAGGCGGGCGACCTCTCCGCCCGAACAGGAATTGTGGATCCTGATTCAGAAGTCGGTCAGGTGGCCGAGGCCATCGACAACATGGCAAACAGACTGGAAGAGAGAAACCTGGAGCGGGATAAAACAGAGAGGGTTCTTTCCGAAGCCTTATCCGAGCGGGAGACCCTCTTAAAAGAGGTTCATCATCGGGTAAAGAACAACATGCAGCTTATCTTAAGCATCCTTCACCTGGAACAGCAGAACAGCAGCGACATCGAAGCATTCTCCCTTCAGCTGGAAAACAGAATACTGGCAATGTCCACGGTGCACGAAATGATGTACCAGTCGGAATCCGTTTCTGAAATAGAAATGGAGGATTTTCTTGAACGTCTGGGTTCGGTAACCAGAAATCTGCATGCAGGCCTTGTAATTAATGTGGAAGCAGAACGAATGGTTCTCTCCCTGGAGGTTGCTGTCCCGCTTTCCCTTATCGTGAATGAGCTGCTTACCAACAGCGCCAAGTACGGAAAATCCCCTGACGGCATAAGCCGGGTGGAAATCACAATGACGTCCCGAAAGGGAACAGCCTCCTTATCTGTCGCTGATCACGGGCCCGGGTTCCCCGAATCACCGGTGCAGAATAATCCTTCAAACCTGGGAATGCTGCTTGTCAGCACCCTGTCTGAACAGCTCGGCGGCAGTGTCACGATCTCATCAGGAGAAGGGGCTGGGGTAACAGTGGAATTCCCTCTGAAGCAGGTTTGA
- a CDS encoding DUF1576 domain-containing protein, translated as MYILLAVFFLAGLIIQGPASVSAGLIKIQVHPARLLNDFTLIGGEGAALVNAAIIAVLGLIMVRLNRVVLSGPTLSAIFTIFGFGLFGKTVFNVLPIVLGVYISAIIAKKQFREYILMALFGTTLGPLITTLGFETGLPFLPAFAVAAAGGVTAGILLPPVAMIMLRMHQGFSLYNIGLTGGFIGIFAAAILVASGGSLSSALVWNTEPSFIMIWLIPVVSTLLLLAGLIGESKKSIGDFLKIIKLPGRLPSDFMSTISIKGSLINMGLIGFLTWGYVVIVGGNLNGPVLGAIFTAIGFAAFGKHPRNSWPIMTGVIAACLLFGRDLAAPGPLLAALFSLTLAPIAGEFGWKAGIVAGFLHLAMVERTGVWHLGVNLYNNGFAGGLTATLMVAVIEWYRTNRETGPKESSYRRRNQ; from the coding sequence ATGTACATTCTGCTGGCTGTCTTTTTTCTTGCCGGGCTCATTATTCAAGGTCCTGCATCCGTCAGCGCGGGCCTGATCAAGATACAGGTGCATCCGGCGCGTTTGCTGAACGACTTTACCCTGATTGGCGGTGAAGGCGCTGCTCTGGTTAACGCGGCTATAATCGCTGTCCTGGGGCTGATTATGGTTCGACTGAACCGGGTCGTGCTCTCGGGGCCGACGCTTTCTGCAATCTTTACCATCTTCGGATTCGGACTCTTTGGAAAGACTGTATTCAATGTTCTGCCAATAGTCTTGGGTGTCTATATTTCTGCAATTATTGCAAAAAAACAGTTCCGGGAGTACATCCTGATGGCTCTGTTTGGTACAACCCTGGGTCCCTTGATTACGACCCTGGGATTCGAAACAGGACTCCCCTTTTTACCTGCCTTTGCGGTTGCTGCAGCAGGCGGTGTTACGGCGGGAATACTTCTTCCTCCGGTGGCCATGATCATGCTGCGTATGCACCAGGGTTTCAGTCTCTACAACATAGGCCTAACCGGCGGATTTATCGGTATTTTCGCTGCCGCTATTCTTGTAGCCTCAGGGGGCAGTCTGAGTTCTGCCCTGGTATGGAACACCGAACCATCCTTTATCATGATCTGGTTGATACCCGTAGTCTCCACGCTCTTACTGCTCGCAGGACTTATTGGCGAATCCAAAAAGTCCATCGGGGATTTTTTAAAGATTATAAAGCTGCCCGGCCGGCTGCCGTCCGATTTTATGAGTACCATCTCTATCAAGGGCAGCCTGATCAACATGGGCCTGATCGGATTCCTGACCTGGGGATACGTGGTTATAGTAGGGGGAAACCTGAATGGGCCTGTTTTGGGAGCAATTTTTACCGCCATCGGGTTTGCCGCCTTTGGGAAGCATCCCAGGAACAGCTGGCCCATAATGACCGGCGTGATAGCGGCATGTCTTTTATTTGGCAGAGACCTTGCCGCTCCGGGACCTCTTCTCGCGGCACTGTTCAGCCTGACCCTTGCTCCCATCGCAGGAGAGTTCGGCTGGAAAGCGGGTATTGTTGCCGGATTTCTGCACCTGGCTATGGTTGAACGCACAGGTGTCTGGCACCTGGGGGTAAATCTCTATAATAACGGCTTTGCCGGAGGTTTAACTGCTACCTTGATGGTAGCAGTTATCGAGTGGTACCGTACCAATCGCGAGACAGGGCCCAAAGAATCATCCTACAGAAGGAGAAACCAATAG
- the dps gene encoding DNA protection during starvation protein, translating into MARVAQEMVKNAGVDLDLLVKLLVKNASAELTTFYYYTILRVNLIGLEGEGIKEIAETARIEDRNHFEALVPRIYELGGKLPQDMKEFHDISACPPANLPRNMNNATEILKVLVEAERCAVRGYTEICHMTAGKDHRTYDLALAILNEEIEHESWFSEFLGEGPSGHFLRRGDTSPFVSKFLK; encoded by the coding sequence ATGGCACGAGTCGCACAGGAGATGGTAAAGAACGCGGGGGTAGACCTGGATCTGCTCGTCAAACTGCTGGTCAAGAACGCATCTGCAGAGCTTACAACCTTTTACTACTACACCATTCTACGGGTGAATCTGATCGGACTTGAAGGGGAAGGCATCAAGGAGATCGCCGAAACGGCCAGGATCGAAGACCGCAACCATTTTGAAGCCCTGGTTCCGCGAATCTATGAGCTGGGAGGAAAGCTCCCGCAGGATATGAAGGAGTTTCATGATATCTCCGCCTGTCCGCCTGCAAACCTGCCCAGGAACATGAATAATGCTACGGAGATTCTCAAGGTACTGGTCGAAGCTGAACGATGTGCTGTTCGCGGCTATACGGAAATATGCCACATGACAGCCGGTAAAGACCACCGCACCTACGACCTTGCCCTGGCAATCCTGAACGAGGAAATAGAACACGAATCCTGGTTTTCGGAGTTCCTTGGCGAAGGACCCTCCGGCCACTTCCTGAGACGGGGAGATACATCGCCTTTTGTTTCAAAATTTCTAAAGTAG
- a CDS encoding transcriptional repressor, which produces MEANRKYKRSRQRDRILELLQGTGDHPTADWLYTQLKDEFPHLSVGTIYRNLNILIEQGLIKKIDFGSTYDRFDANITPHYHFICERCGSIIDLELTIDPSLDTRVNTQTPYTALRHRIEFYGLCDRCAKEA; this is translated from the coding sequence ATAGAAGCGAATCGCAAATACAAGCGCAGCAGACAGCGTGATCGGATTCTTGAACTGCTGCAGGGAACAGGTGATCACCCCACAGCCGACTGGCTTTACACCCAGCTGAAAGATGAGTTTCCCCACCTTAGCGTAGGTACGATCTATCGGAATTTGAATATTCTTATCGAGCAAGGATTAATTAAGAAAATTGATTTCGGGAGCACCTACGACCGTTTTGACGCGAATATTACTCCCCACTATCATTTTATCTGCGAACGTTGCGGTTCCATCATCGACCTGGAGCTGACTATTGATCCTTCACTGGATACCAGGGTTAATACTCAAACTCCTTACACCGCTCTGAGACATCGGATAGAGTTCTACGGTCTGTGTGATCGCTGCGCGAAAGAAGCTTAG
- a CDS encoding C4-dicarboxylate TRAP transporter substrate-binding protein: protein MKKIMVLAVTLCIIATVAFAGGQGQGSSGQYELKISHVLPTNEPIHEALVMMGERIIERTQGAVNVQVYPNSELGNNKDNLEQIRQGANIIAIADPGYMADYVPDYGIMNGPFLYPDYTWIAKLADTAWHSEMLEQSKERGFKILAMDWYFGGRHIISDEILRTPQDLSAKGMKVRVPPNKMWIETIKAMGGAPTTLQWSEVYSGLSQGVVDAAEAPLSTIYGSKLQESKKRIALTGHFRAIVGLIMSEKYFSSMPVDLQQIVQEEVDNAGVMATTMVAESESEWQKKLEAEGVTFNEVNIKAFQDACSSVYKQFPDWTPGLYDRIKTELGN, encoded by the coding sequence ATGAAAAAGATAATGGTGTTGGCTGTTACGTTGTGTATTATAGCCACAGTGGCATTCGCCGGCGGTCAGGGGCAGGGCTCAAGCGGTCAGTATGAGCTTAAAATATCACACGTGCTGCCGACAAATGAGCCGATTCATGAAGCTCTTGTTATGATGGGAGAAAGAATAATTGAACGGACCCAGGGAGCTGTAAATGTTCAGGTTTATCCGAATTCAGAGCTTGGAAACAACAAAGACAATCTTGAGCAGATCCGTCAGGGAGCAAATATCATTGCAATTGCTGATCCGGGATATATGGCAGACTATGTTCCCGATTACGGCATAATGAATGGCCCGTTCCTGTACCCCGATTATACCTGGATTGCGAAACTTGCTGATACAGCATGGCATTCGGAGATGCTTGAACAAAGCAAAGAGAGGGGATTTAAGATTTTAGCGATGGACTGGTATTTTGGAGGTCGTCATATTATCTCAGACGAAATTCTCCGTACACCACAGGACCTAAGCGCAAAAGGAATGAAAGTACGTGTTCCACCGAACAAGATGTGGATTGAAACGATAAAAGCAATGGGCGGCGCTCCTACTACATTACAATGGAGTGAAGTGTATAGCGGTCTTTCTCAAGGTGTAGTTGATGCTGCTGAAGCGCCGTTATCGACAATCTATGGATCGAAACTTCAGGAGTCAAAAAAGCGGATTGCTTTGACCGGACACTTCAGGGCGATTGTGGGGCTAATCATGTCCGAAAAGTATTTCAGCAGTATGCCGGTGGACCTTCAGCAGATTGTGCAGGAAGAAGTTGACAACGCCGGTGTAATGGCGACCACGATGGTTGCGGAAAGTGAATCAGAGTGGCAGAAAAAACTTGAAGCTGAAGGTGTCACCTTCAATGAGGTGAACATAAAAGCCTTCCAGGACGCGTGTTCGTCCGTATATAAACAGTTTCCTGACTGGACACCTGGATTGTATGATCGTATCAAGACTGAGCTTGGAAATTAA
- a CDS encoding TRAP transporter small permease yields the protein MLKTKKRDCIFRNLEEIIAGAALTITILSIVFNVIVRYFFNWSFNWAEEIAPIGFSWVVFVGAAACYKRNMHIGVDVFVSIIPEKSRRILEVLMAFALPVLFGYLTYLSLIFSFSAWNKPTAVLLIPYTWVDIPAAIGFGLMFIYSLMDLKKLIRKRIREAEEQ from the coding sequence GTGTTGAAGACAAAGAAAAGAGACTGTATTTTTCGCAATCTTGAAGAGATCATAGCAGGGGCGGCCCTTACCATAACAATACTCAGTATCGTTTTTAATGTAATAGTGCGGTACTTTTTTAACTGGTCTTTCAACTGGGCCGAAGAGATTGCCCCTATTGGTTTCTCCTGGGTTGTTTTTGTCGGTGCGGCTGCATGTTACAAGCGGAATATGCATATTGGTGTTGATGTTTTTGTATCGATTATTCCAGAAAAAAGCCGCAGGATACTTGAAGTCCTGATGGCTTTCGCACTGCCGGTTCTGTTTGGATATTTAACATACTTAAGTCTCATCTTCTCGTTTTCTGCCTGGAACAAACCGACAGCGGTGCTGTTGATTCCCTATACCTGGGTTGATATTCCGGCAGCAATAGGGTTCGGATTAATGTTTATCTATTCGCTGATGGATCTGAAGAAGTTGATAAGAAAACGAATCAGAGAGGCGGAAGAACAATGA
- a CDS encoding TRAP transporter large permease, producing MSYLPVLIMFILFALGVPVAFSLIAAAISYFLFINTSMPINLIIQRLISSAESFPLLAVPFFITAGSVMNYAGISSRLMDMAEVLSGHLRGGLAQVNVVLSALMGGISGSSNADAAVQCKILVPQMTKRGFGKEFSAAITAASSVISPIIPPGIGLIIYGFIANVSIGKMFIAGYIPGILMCVALMIVVRIVAIKRQYPTTRDTRASFGEIIKQIGTSSFALFLPFGIIMGLRFGAFTPTEAGAMTVAYSLVIGFFVYKELKIEHLPKIIKESVLGTSSVMLIICAASAFGYYMSWERIPHTISMFIIGMTESPILFLLIVNLFLLFLGMFIEGTASLIILTPLLVPTAVALGIDPVHFGIIMVMNLTIGGVTPPFGTMIFLTSSILELKPSKVIKETLPMLVALIGALMLVTYSERFVMYLPNLIMK from the coding sequence ATGAGTTATTTACCTGTTCTTATTATGTTCATCTTGTTCGCGCTGGGAGTACCTGTCGCATTTTCTCTCATAGCAGCTGCCATAAGCTATTTTTTATTCATAAATACATCGATGCCGATTAATCTTATCATACAGCGGCTTATCAGCAGCGCGGAATCTTTTCCCTTACTGGCGGTCCCTTTTTTTATTACCGCCGGATCTGTTATGAATTATGCCGGTATTTCCTCCAGGCTCATGGATATGGCAGAGGTTCTTTCTGGCCATTTACGAGGCGGATTAGCCCAGGTGAATGTTGTTTTGAGTGCGCTCATGGGCGGTATCTCAGGGTCGTCAAATGCTGATGCTGCGGTCCAGTGCAAGATCCTGGTCCCGCAAATGACCAAACGGGGATTCGGAAAAGAATTCTCAGCAGCGATAACCGCAGCGTCATCCGTAATAAGTCCGATTATACCTCCAGGTATCGGCCTGATTATTTACGGTTTCATAGCGAATGTGTCCATCGGTAAAATGTTTATCGCCGGATATATACCTGGTATCCTCATGTGTGTCGCGTTAATGATTGTTGTTCGCATCGTTGCCATTAAACGGCAATATCCAACAACCAGGGATACACGAGCGAGTTTTGGCGAGATTATAAAGCAGATCGGGACCTCATCTTTTGCGTTGTTCCTGCCGTTTGGAATTATTATGGGACTTCGCTTTGGTGCCTTTACTCCCACTGAGGCGGGAGCCATGACCGTGGCATATTCTCTGGTCATCGGTTTTTTTGTGTATAAAGAACTAAAAATTGAACATTTGCCGAAGATAATCAAAGAATCTGTTCTCGGTACAAGTTCGGTCATGCTTATTATCTGTGCGGCTTCGGCGTTTGGCTATTATATGAGCTGGGAAAGAATTCCACATACAATATCTATGTTTATAATCGGTATGACCGAGTCTCCGATACTGTTTTTACTCATAGTTAATCTGTTTCTCCTGTTCTTGGGAATGTTCATTGAGGGTACCGCTTCACTTATTATTCTGACCCCTCTTCTGGTTCCTACAGCAGTTGCCCTGGGAATTGATCCTGTGCACTTTGGAATCATTATGGTTATGAACCTTACTATCGGCGGAGTGACACCGCCATTTGGCACAATGATCTTTTTAACCAGTTCCATTCTTGAGCTGAAACCTTCAAAGGTAATAAAAGAGACATTGCCAATGCTTGTTGCGTTAATTGGAGCATTAATGCTTGTTACGTATTCAGAGAGATTTGTGATGTATTTGCCAAATCTGATAATGAAATAA
- a CDS encoding uroporphyrinogen decarboxylase family protein produces the protein MNMTSRERFLTALNGKEPDMIPIFDYIYSRPLYKEVLGYIPEGYEAEAVMRCSAKIGYDCGVVPFGGQSGFQLGESLRYKDEWGTTYEKSENTWPTDGPIDFPIKSLEDLRNYEWPDPDEDWRLDGIRTAVRIATENRMSVLGSVRGPFSAAWMLTGFSEFLIMFYENREVVDTVLTKVTDFFVRGAQRMAEAGVDAIQFADDYGSNTAPFFSPAQFREIILPHTGRLVKEINKTGVPAMMHSDGHIMPLLDDLVETGIFSCHPMERSAGMDIREIKSLYGDRLALVGNVNNKTTLVSGNEEDILNEVVDCISAAAPGGGYILASDHSLHDDIPNKNVFALYNAGRKHGKYPLKLPE, from the coding sequence ATGAACATGACATCCAGGGAACGTTTCCTTACAGCACTCAATGGAAAAGAACCAGACATGATCCCTATCTTCGATTACATATATTCCAGGCCTTTGTATAAGGAAGTACTGGGCTATATTCCTGAAGGCTATGAAGCTGAGGCGGTTATGAGGTGTTCAGCGAAAATCGGTTATGATTGTGGTGTTGTTCCATTCGGCGGACAAAGCGGTTTTCAATTGGGTGAAAGTCTGCGATATAAGGATGAATGGGGGACTACGTATGAAAAATCGGAAAACACCTGGCCGACTGATGGGCCAATAGATTTCCCAATAAAAAGTCTTGAAGATTTACGGAACTATGAGTGGCCAGACCCTGACGAGGATTGGCGTCTTGATGGAATACGTACTGCTGTGCGGATAGCAACCGAGAACAGAATGTCTGTTCTCGGTAGTGTACGGGGGCCATTCAGTGCAGCCTGGATGCTGACAGGGTTTTCCGAGTTCCTGATAATGTTTTATGAAAACCGGGAGGTTGTTGATACTGTCCTGACAAAGGTCACTGATTTTTTTGTCCGAGGAGCCCAGAGAATGGCGGAAGCCGGGGTAGACGCAATCCAGTTTGCAGATGACTACGGGAGCAATACCGCTCCATTTTTCTCTCCTGCCCAGTTCCGTGAGATAATTCTTCCGCATACTGGAAGATTGGTCAAGGAAATAAACAAGACCGGTGTCCCTGCAATGATGCACAGCGATGGTCATATTATGCCATTATTGGATGATCTTGTTGAAACAGGTATTTTCTCCTGTCATCCCATGGAGCGCAGTGCAGGGATGGATATACGTGAAATTAAAAGTCTTTATGGAGACCGGCTTGCATTGGTTGGGAACGTGAACAACAAAACTACTCTGGTTTCCGGTAATGAAGAAGATATTTTAAATGAGGTTGTTGATTGTATCTCCGCAGCTGCTCCTGGGGGGGGCTATATCCTTGCTTCTGACCACAGTCTTCATGATGATATACCCAACAAAAATGTATTTGCTCTCTATAATGCGGGTAGAAAACATGGTAAATACCCGTTAAAATTACCGGAATAA
- a CDS encoding helix-turn-helix domain-containing protein produces the protein MRKYNVPALDRALDIIEYLGSVNDACPLKVISKDTGKSPSELFRILDCLVRRGYVKKDSKTNNYTLSLKLYSVTNNVPFVKRLVAAATEPMSLLTKQVGESCHISVLEGSDLVVLYEQEGIFPVHIHARPGARIPVSMTSSGKVLLALKDETEQRNILAGDKNYNDESAVFQQYFHSEVSHLHGSLSYVLAPEKLASIGLDIIAPVRLFEDSYAALTLSCLELQNNRKNRKEIKELQHLTEQAAASIEELLGYAVDKNTCGSEDADFLLPDT, from the coding sequence ATGAGAAAATATAATGTTCCGGCTCTGGACAGGGCCCTTGATATCATTGAATACCTGGGCTCTGTAAATGATGCGTGTCCCTTGAAAGTTATCAGCAAAGATACGGGAAAAAGTCCGAGTGAATTATTTCGTATCCTGGACTGTCTGGTGCGCCGCGGGTATGTAAAGAAAGATTCCAAGACCAATAATTATACTCTTTCTCTCAAATTATACAGTGTTACAAACAATGTTCCTTTTGTAAAAAGACTTGTGGCTGCGGCTACGGAGCCGATGAGTCTTCTTACGAAACAGGTAGGAGAATCTTGCCATATTTCCGTGCTGGAAGGGAGTGACCTGGTGGTTCTGTATGAGCAGGAAGGTATTTTCCCTGTCCATATTCATGCACGTCCCGGCGCACGGATTCCAGTTTCCATGACTTCCTCCGGAAAGGTTTTACTGGCTTTGAAGGACGAGACCGAACAGAGAAACATTCTTGCTGGAGATAAAAACTATAACGATGAGAGCGCAGTTTTCCAGCAGTATTTTCACAGTGAAGTCAGTCACTTACACGGCAGTCTTTCATATGTGCTGGCTCCTGAGAAGTTAGCATCTATTGGGCTGGATATTATCGCGCCAGTCAGGCTTTTTGAAGATTCATATGCCGCACTGACTTTGTCATGCCTGGAACTGCAGAATAACCGGAAAAACAGGAAAGAAATTAAAGAGTTGCAGCATTTAACAGAACAGGCGGCTGCTTCGATTGAAGAACTCCTCGGCTACGCGGTCGACAAAAACACCTGCGGATCAGAGGATGCCGATTTCTTACTTCCTGATACCTAA
- a CDS encoding DUF4129 domain-containing protein — MSVKDRKLLVRLPSAGMEICRWYILASIFFLIPGQDRLPLLPSALSLISAMLLSMMMTKFKRRRLTALIIHSIGFFTSLCFILKSYTGLSFSSAEGLPYFLEAYSRINSPGEWFAFTLILGWSLFLWLRGRNIGIHHANYRRTIGRFDAGLLLIFSIYFLRMGLQLEDPDSIAFVTGYLVFGMLAVYAARNDRNDPAFIHSSSFAGHFILFIGGFLLLGAAGIVLYPVMVNAAESIYSALQEGTKPLRPYLVALLRFLFSPRAARSQSVLSGEPASGEISAGPPQEPGFWAQLFEEILMIGFLGILILLFAVMAIYLLSRFIHFVLSEQDSNQEQYSFIEFLRTLLLHAIWQFRKFLTVFRKIPEAFLSKGNPGHGISGLRRLYRWGQTSGISRRTTETLAEYGQRLIHSFPDTGDAIHKIIHAAETEIYSKRQLNTRDIQHIRISLRMLKKISLYPSRLAVRLGIRK; from the coding sequence ATGTCCGTTAAGGATCGGAAGCTCCTGGTGCGCCTACCCAGCGCCGGGATGGAAATATGCCGGTGGTATATACTTGCTTCTATATTCTTTTTAATTCCCGGCCAGGATCGCCTGCCCCTGCTGCCGTCTGCCTTATCGCTGATCAGCGCCATGCTGCTTTCAATGATGATGACGAAATTCAAACGGAGGCGTCTGACAGCATTAATCATACACAGCATCGGCTTTTTCACCTCTCTGTGTTTTATCCTGAAGTCATATACCGGACTGTCATTTTCGTCAGCTGAAGGCCTGCCGTATTTTCTTGAAGCATACAGTCGCATCAACAGCCCCGGAGAATGGTTTGCTTTTACTCTTATCCTCGGCTGGAGCCTGTTTCTATGGCTTCGAGGCAGGAATATCGGCATACATCATGCAAACTATCGCAGGACCATTGGCCGATTCGACGCGGGCCTTCTGCTGATTTTTTCCATCTATTTCCTGCGTATGGGATTACAGCTTGAAGATCCCGATTCAATCGCTTTTGTAACCGGCTATCTGGTATTTGGCATGCTGGCGGTCTATGCCGCCCGTAACGACAGGAACGATCCTGCCTTCATTCATAGCTCATCCTTCGCGGGGCATTTCATACTCTTTATCGGCGGTTTTCTTCTGCTTGGCGCCGCAGGTATCGTGTTGTATCCGGTAATGGTTAACGCTGCCGAGAGCATTTATTCCGCCCTGCAGGAAGGAACAAAACCATTACGGCCGTATTTGGTCGCATTATTGCGTTTTCTTTTCTCACCCCGTGCAGCAAGGTCTCAGTCGGTATTGTCCGGCGAACCTGCATCTGGAGAAATCTCTGCCGGGCCTCCGCAGGAACCGGGGTTTTGGGCGCAGCTCTTCGAGGAAATTCTTATGATCGGGTTTCTGGGAATTCTCATTCTTCTTTTTGCAGTAATGGCGATATATCTGCTGTCACGGTTCATTCACTTCGTGCTTTCTGAACAAGACTCAAATCAGGAACAATACTCTTTTATTGAATTTCTTCGCACATTGTTGCTGCATGCTATCTGGCAATTTAGGAAATTTTTAACTGTCTTTCGTAAAATACCGGAGGCCTTTCTGTCCAAAGGAAATCCTGGCCATGGGATTTCCGGTTTGCGACGTTTATACCGATGGGGACAGACCTCCGGTATATCGCGAAGGACAACAGAAACGCTTGCCGAGTATGGGCAACGGCTTATTCACAGCTTCCCAGATACCGGAGACGCAATACACAAAATCATCCATGCCGCCGAAACCGAAATATACAGTAAGCGACAATTAAACACCCGTGATATCCAGCATATCCGGATATCTCTCCGGATGCTGAAAAAGATCTCATTGTATCCATCGCGGCTTGCAGTCAGGTTAGGTATCAGGAAGTAA